From the genome of Candidatus Bathyarchaeota archaeon, one region includes:
- a CDS encoding CBS domain-containing protein → MSLKVEDAMVKEVITIDEKSTIKEAADVMNRFEIGCLIVTKNGKAVGILTERDLLTRVVSQTKNPRKTKVETVMSKPLIVVEPDMDLEEAAKLMFKLKIKKLPVVEGGRLMGLVTLTDLARFQPQMIRILKKLSKQMAPKRMKKVVDYYVV, encoded by the coding sequence ATGTCCTTAAAGGTTGAAGACGCGATGGTGAAAGAAGTCATTACGATAGACGAAAAGTCAACGATAAAAGAAGCAGCAGACGTGATGAACAGATTTGAAATCGGCTGCCTAATTGTCACCAAAAACGGAAAAGCAGTCGGCATACTAACAGAACGAGACTTACTAACTAGAGTTGTAAGCCAAACAAAAAATCCTAGAAAGACAAAAGTGGAGACGGTGATGTCAAAACCTCTCATCGTCGTGGAACCAGACATGGACTTAGAAGAGGCTGCCAAACTGATGTTTAAACTGAAAATAAAAAAACTTCCGGTAGTTGAAGGCGGACGACTTATGGGGCTGGTGACTCTTACAGATCTTGCACGTTTTCAGCCACAGATGATTCGCATCCTCAAAAAACTAAGCAAGCAAATGGCACCAAAACGAATGAAGAAAGTCGTCGACTACTACGTCGTGTAA